The following proteins are encoded in a genomic region of Vicinamibacterales bacterium:
- a CDS encoding DUF4097 family beta strand repeat-containing protein produces the protein MTRRTPTIAGAALLAAALVFSVGCEIQAGEGDFSVSLWQGQARDTWSRTYTLPPGGRIEIVNVNGEIRAEASDGSAVEVTAERTASATSDEAARELLGRIEMREEVGERQVRIETVSPRIRMGGQKVSYVVRVPAGVHVDLRTVNGGVRLEGVGGEVRAASTNGGVRGRVAAASLVEARTTNGGVDLEMAGALAADGRLQLTSVNGGIRLKLPEDTRADVSARCTNGRVSVSDLPLTVVGEQTRRRLQGTLNGGGARVDLQTTNGGVSIART, from the coding sequence ATGACACGACGGACACCGACCATCGCGGGTGCGGCGCTGCTGGCCGCGGCCCTCGTCTTCAGCGTCGGCTGCGAGATTCAGGCCGGCGAAGGCGACTTCTCCGTCTCGCTGTGGCAGGGGCAGGCCCGCGACACGTGGTCCCGGACCTACACGCTGCCCCCCGGCGGGCGGATCGAGATCGTCAACGTCAACGGAGAGATCCGGGCCGAGGCCTCGGACGGGTCAGCCGTGGAGGTGACCGCCGAGCGGACGGCCAGCGCGACGTCGGACGAGGCCGCACGCGAACTGCTCGGAAGAATCGAGATGCGGGAAGAGGTGGGCGAGCGCCAGGTGCGCATCGAGACCGTGTCGCCCCGCATCCGCATGGGCGGTCAGAAGGTGTCCTACGTGGTCAGGGTGCCGGCGGGCGTGCACGTGGACCTGCGGACCGTGAACGGCGGGGTCCGGCTCGAGGGCGTCGGGGGCGAGGTGCGCGCGGCGTCCACCAACGGCGGGGTCCGGGGCCGTGTGGCGGCCGCCTCCCTCGTCGAGGCTCGAACCACCAACGGCGGCGTCGACCTGGAGATGGCGGGCGCCCTGGCCGCGGACGGCCGCCTCCAGTTGACCAGCGTCAACGGCGGCATTCGGCTGAAGTTGCCGGAAGACACGCGTGCCGACGTATCGGCCCGTTGCACGAACGGGCGGGTGAGCGTCTCGGACCTGCCGCTCACGGTGGTGGGGGAGCAGACCCGGCGGCGCCTGCAGGGCACCCTCAACGGGGGCGGCGCGCGCGTGGATCTGCAGACCACCAACGGGGGCGTGTCGATCGCCCGAACCTGA
- the smc gene encoding chromosome segregation protein SMC, with protein MRLDRLQITGFKSFSDRSELAFDGGVTAIVGPNGCGKSNVADALTWVLGEQSAKSLRGDKMEDVIFNGSDARKPTGAAEVRLRLSGVPLPPPPAAEQDAAVEPLTFDPLQAVRDVEVTRRLYRSGESEYLIDGAHCRLRDVHELLMDTGLGAKAYSIIEQGKIGMILSSRPTDRRQLIEEAAGVTKYKSRRRAAELKLDAAQQNLTRLDDIVFEVEKQCGSMKRQAGKARRFQRLRDEMRRWEKVLFARRYRHLAEHIESARARLADARNDEAASSARLAEVEAELARVRLELAEAEQDAAGVREAVHGRELDVNRRQQQLALDAQQAAMLQTRIGELDAERQALEDRREPERLHLEERRAAIADAERARDEAQQAAAAAADAHAAALQAIAEVEAGVEQARGDVYAVINTVTALAAAIEHASAERERAAAALGRLEVEGRDLQGELARVGEARHRADTALREAQADLTATEQARVTRERELADARVEHEWREREKRQREHELAGVSARLLSLEEIEGARAAFSDGARMLLARADETVGQRGALADYLDVQPRYERAVEATLGDLLEHVVVDSHSQAHAGFQVVRAEGAGRCGFIVVGDAQVPPSPPPSPVPDGCVALTSVVRLQGPFAHALAHAIGEAYITDSIERAATVAAHAPVPVVTLDGDVYRGAHVVSGGSRTESTGILATKREIRELRDRVEVERQAIAALTGDLEGFSHAIAVASAAVTGLVGDGHRHEKAIVAAQAELARAVADETRVGQRADLVASEARAARETIEAIDVRQADARATIERLGGDRARLEAGLQDRQRALADARESAHQRGQAAAEGRAAHAALSERAVAVVAEVRRLEMAARDVEERVAACRNDIALMGEQRQRLSAASVEGQRLLDETIKALDDLREEMLKADDETLVLKAATERQEQSIRDARRALDAVRALAAELDVSRATAEADLTHLAQQSLDAVQADLDTIAEEVAEMERQGIHAPDARAIRRAVADADAADGDETADVAPEDAAPASAAEVVAADAAVAEAAQAAMTAEEAIHELRAQIDRLGPVNMMAIQQYAELDERRTFLTTQRQDLVESIAQTNEAIKRIDETTHARFREAFTAINANFQQMFSTLFGGGHAGLALLDESDPLESGIDIVASPPGKRLQSVMLLSGGEKALTAIALMFGIFKYKPSPFCLLDEIDAPLDDANIGRFVEMLRGMLDRTQFIVITHNRKTMEIASRLYGVTMEEPGVSKVIALQMN; from the coding sequence ATGCGCCTCGATCGTCTCCAAATCACTGGGTTCAAGTCGTTCTCCGATCGGTCGGAGCTCGCCTTCGACGGCGGGGTCACCGCCATCGTCGGCCCCAACGGCTGCGGCAAGAGCAACGTCGCCGACGCGCTGACGTGGGTCCTCGGCGAGCAGAGCGCCAAGAGCCTGCGCGGCGACAAGATGGAAGACGTCATCTTCAACGGCAGCGACGCCCGCAAGCCGACGGGCGCCGCCGAGGTCCGGCTGCGCCTGAGCGGCGTGCCGCTGCCGCCGCCGCCCGCCGCAGAGCAGGACGCCGCGGTCGAGCCCCTGACCTTCGACCCGCTGCAGGCGGTCCGCGACGTGGAGGTGACCCGCCGGCTCTATCGGTCCGGTGAGAGCGAGTACCTCATCGACGGCGCCCACTGCCGCCTCCGCGACGTGCACGAGCTGCTGATGGATACCGGGCTCGGCGCGAAGGCGTATTCGATCATCGAGCAGGGCAAGATCGGGATGATCCTGAGTTCGCGCCCGACCGATCGACGGCAGCTCATCGAGGAGGCTGCGGGCGTCACGAAGTACAAGTCCCGCCGCCGCGCCGCCGAATTGAAGCTCGACGCCGCGCAGCAGAACCTCACGCGGCTCGACGACATCGTCTTCGAGGTGGAGAAGCAGTGCGGCTCCATGAAACGCCAGGCCGGCAAGGCCAGGAGGTTCCAGCGGCTGCGTGACGAGATGCGCCGGTGGGAGAAGGTGCTGTTCGCCCGGCGGTACCGTCACCTGGCGGAGCACATCGAGTCGGCGCGCGCCCGGCTGGCCGACGCCAGGAACGACGAGGCGGCGTCCTCCGCGCGCCTGGCCGAGGTCGAGGCCGAGCTCGCCCGGGTGCGTCTCGAACTGGCCGAAGCCGAGCAGGACGCGGCCGGCGTGCGCGAGGCGGTCCACGGCCGCGAGCTCGACGTGAACCGGCGCCAGCAGCAGCTGGCCCTCGACGCGCAGCAGGCCGCCATGCTGCAGACCCGCATCGGGGAACTCGACGCGGAACGGCAGGCGCTCGAGGACCGACGCGAACCGGAGCGCCTCCACCTCGAAGAGCGCCGCGCAGCCATCGCCGACGCGGAGCGGGCCCGCGACGAGGCCCAGCAGGCCGCCGCGGCTGCCGCGGACGCGCATGCCGCGGCACTCCAGGCCATTGCCGAGGTCGAGGCGGGCGTCGAACAGGCGAGGGGCGACGTCTACGCCGTCATCAACACCGTCACAGCGCTCGCGGCCGCGATCGAACATGCGTCCGCCGAGCGGGAGCGAGCCGCTGCGGCGCTTGGACGGCTGGAGGTCGAGGGACGCGACCTGCAGGGCGAACTGGCCCGCGTCGGCGAGGCGCGCCACCGGGCCGACACCGCGCTTCGCGAGGCCCAGGCCGACCTGACGGCCACCGAGCAGGCACGGGTGACCCGCGAGCGTGAACTGGCCGACGCCCGGGTCGAGCACGAGTGGCGGGAACGCGAGAAGCGGCAGCGGGAGCACGAGCTGGCCGGCGTGAGCGCGCGACTGCTGTCGCTCGAGGAGATCGAAGGAGCGCGCGCGGCCTTCAGCGACGGCGCCCGGATGCTCCTGGCCCGCGCCGACGAGACCGTGGGGCAGCGCGGTGCGCTGGCCGACTATCTGGACGTGCAACCCCGCTACGAGCGGGCCGTCGAGGCCACGCTGGGCGACCTGCTGGAGCACGTCGTCGTCGACAGCCACAGCCAGGCCCATGCGGGCTTTCAGGTCGTCCGGGCCGAGGGCGCCGGCCGGTGCGGGTTCATCGTGGTCGGCGATGCCCAGGTTCCGCCCTCGCCTCCTCCGTCACCGGTTCCCGACGGGTGCGTGGCGCTCACGAGCGTGGTCCGCCTGCAGGGGCCGTTCGCGCATGCGCTGGCGCACGCCATCGGCGAGGCGTACATCACGGACTCCATCGAGCGCGCCGCCACGGTGGCGGCCCACGCTCCCGTGCCTGTCGTGACGCTCGACGGCGATGTCTACCGCGGGGCCCACGTGGTCAGCGGCGGTAGCCGGACGGAGTCTACGGGCATCCTCGCGACCAAGCGCGAGATTCGGGAGCTCCGCGATCGCGTCGAAGTGGAGCGGCAGGCGATCGCGGCGCTCACGGGCGACCTCGAGGGCTTCTCCCACGCCATCGCCGTGGCCAGTGCGGCCGTCACCGGACTGGTCGGTGACGGGCATCGCCACGAGAAGGCCATCGTGGCCGCACAGGCCGAACTGGCCCGCGCGGTCGCGGACGAGACTCGCGTCGGCCAGCGCGCTGACCTCGTCGCGTCGGAGGCGCGCGCCGCCCGCGAGACGATCGAGGCCATCGACGTTCGCCAGGCCGATGCCCGCGCCACCATCGAACGACTGGGCGGCGACCGCGCGCGCCTCGAGGCGGGCCTCCAGGACCGGCAGCGCGCGCTGGCCGACGCGCGCGAATCCGCCCACCAGCGGGGACAGGCCGCGGCCGAGGGCCGCGCGGCGCACGCCGCACTCTCGGAGCGTGCCGTGGCCGTCGTCGCCGAGGTGCGGCGGCTCGAGATGGCCGCGCGCGACGTGGAAGAGCGCGTCGCGGCCTGCCGCAACGACATCGCCCTCATGGGCGAGCAGCGCCAGCGTCTCTCGGCCGCGTCCGTCGAGGGGCAGCGGCTGCTGGACGAGACGATCAAGGCCCTGGACGACCTGCGTGAGGAGATGCTGAAGGCCGACGACGAGACGCTCGTCCTCAAGGCCGCCACCGAGCGTCAGGAGCAGTCGATTCGTGACGCCCGCCGAGCGCTCGACGCGGTCCGGGCCCTGGCCGCCGAACTCGATGTCTCGCGCGCCACCGCGGAGGCGGACCTGACCCACCTCGCGCAGCAGAGCCTGGACGCCGTGCAGGCGGACCTCGACACGATCGCCGAAGAAGTCGCGGAGATGGAGAGGCAGGGCATCCATGCGCCCGACGCCCGAGCCATCAGGCGCGCCGTGGCCGACGCCGACGCGGCGGACGGCGACGAAACCGCGGACGTGGCGCCCGAGGACGCCGCGCCAGCCAGTGCGGCGGAGGTGGTCGCGGCCGATGCCGCGGTCGCCGAGGCGGCGCAGGCGGCGATGACGGCCGAGGAAGCGATCCACGAACTTCGCGCCCAGATCGATCGCCTGGGTCCCGTCAACATGATGGCGATCCAGCAGTACGCCGAGCTGGACGAGCGTCGCACCTTCCTCACCACGCAGCGGCAGGACCTCGTCGAGTCCATCGCGCAGACCAACGAAGCCATCAAGCGCATCGACGAGACGACGCATGCGCGGTTCCGCGAGGCGTTCACGGCGATCAACGCCAACTTCCAGCAGATGTTCTCGACGCTGTTCGGCGGCGGGCACGCAGGGCTCGCGCTGCTCGACGAGTCCGATCCGCTCGAGAGCGGCATCGACATCGTGGCCTCGCCTCCCGGCAAGCGCCTGCAGAGCGTGATGCTGCTGTCGGGCGGCGAGAAGGCCCTGACCGCCATCGCGCTCATGTTCGGCATCTTCAAGTACAAGCCCAGCCCGTTCTGCCTCCTCGACGAAATCGACGCTCCGCTGGACGACGCCAACATCGGCCGCTTCGTCGAGATGCTGCGGGGCATGCTCGATCGCACGCAGTTCATCGTGATCACCCACAACCGCAAGACCATGGAGATCGCCAGCCGGCTGTACGGCGTCACCATGGAAGAGCCGGGAGTGTCGAAGGTGATCGCCCTGCAGATGAACTGA
- a CDS encoding S41 family peptidase: MRTSRFLTVAALAVGLSAGLGGFLGKSALATQDRVPAHYRTFTAALAAIEAEYAEPVESDRLVYGGINGMLQTLDPHSNFMDPKTYAQMRERQEQRYYGLGITIQSVDKQITVVRVFEGSPAHQKGLRRGDVIAKTGEQDLTGWTTDQAVTKLRGPKGTFVNISVKRPGVEGLLDMDVMRDQVTIPSIPAHFITRGDIGIIRLEDFAEHTDDELGEALDDLRRDGMKRLVLDLRGNPGGQLDQAIRVANRFLPRGDLIVYTRGRVDNSDEDYRATRQSDFLDVPMVVLVNRNSASASEIVSGALQDHDRALVVGETTFGKALVQSVYRVSQGAGLALTTARYYTPSGRLIQRPWDGAFDEYLTYTMRDQSARQHTADEMKLTDGGRKVYSGGGIEPDERFDGPVEGFNPTRFGRSLFGRQLFAGFAERFYAEGDTRPGTAGEGRKAVAKDFVVDDAMVADFRKYVESRRVKIDDAAWTQDAAFIRAMIRFDIDSAVFGMGVARRRLLEVDPQAQHALDLFGEAAQLLTLAKTKTTRTGGR; encoded by the coding sequence ATGCGGACCTCCAGGTTCCTGACAGTAGCGGCGTTGGCGGTGGGTCTCTCCGCGGGGCTGGGCGGCTTCCTCGGGAAGAGCGCGCTCGCCACCCAGGACCGGGTGCCCGCCCACTACCGGACCTTCACCGCGGCGCTGGCCGCGATCGAAGCCGAGTACGCCGAACCCGTCGAGTCCGATCGCCTGGTGTACGGCGGCATCAACGGGATGCTGCAGACCCTCGACCCGCACTCGAACTTCATGGACCCGAAGACGTACGCGCAGATGCGCGAGCGTCAGGAACAGCGCTACTACGGCCTCGGGATCACCATCCAGTCCGTGGACAAGCAGATCACGGTCGTCCGCGTCTTCGAGGGATCGCCCGCGCACCAGAAGGGTCTGCGCCGGGGCGACGTCATCGCCAAGACGGGCGAGCAGGACCTCACGGGATGGACGACCGACCAGGCCGTGACCAAACTGCGCGGCCCCAAGGGCACCTTCGTCAACATCTCGGTGAAGCGGCCGGGCGTCGAGGGCCTGCTCGACATGGACGTGATGCGCGACCAGGTCACGATCCCCAGCATCCCGGCCCACTTCATCACCCGCGGCGACATCGGCATCATCCGGCTCGAGGACTTCGCCGAGCACACGGACGACGAGTTGGGCGAGGCGCTCGACGATCTGCGGCGCGACGGCATGAAGCGGCTCGTGCTGGACCTGCGCGGCAACCCCGGCGGGCAGCTCGATCAGGCGATTCGTGTCGCCAATCGCTTCCTGCCGCGCGGCGATCTCATCGTCTACACGCGGGGCCGCGTGGACAACTCCGACGAGGACTACCGGGCGACCCGCCAGAGCGACTTCCTCGACGTCCCGATGGTCGTGCTCGTCAACCGCAACAGCGCGAGCGCCTCGGAGATCGTGTCCGGCGCCCTGCAGGACCACGACCGCGCGCTCGTCGTCGGCGAGACCACGTTCGGCAAGGCTCTCGTGCAGTCCGTCTACCGCGTCAGCCAGGGCGCGGGCCTCGCGCTGACGACGGCCCGCTATTACACCCCGAGCGGCCGGCTGATCCAGCGTCCGTGGGACGGGGCCTTCGACGAGTACCTGACCTACACCATGCGGGACCAGTCCGCGCGTCAGCACACGGCCGACGAGATGAAGCTCACCGACGGCGGCCGCAAGGTCTACAGCGGCGGCGGGATCGAACCCGACGAGCGGTTCGACGGCCCCGTCGAGGGCTTCAACCCGACGCGGTTCGGGCGGTCGCTCTTCGGCCGTCAGCTCTTCGCCGGATTCGCCGAGCGCTTCTACGCCGAGGGCGACACGCGGCCAGGCACGGCGGGTGAGGGCCGGAAGGCCGTGGCGAAGGACTTCGTCGTCGACGACGCGATGGTGGCCGACTTCCGGAAGTACGTAGAGTCGCGCCGCGTGAAGATCGACGATGCGGCCTGGACCCAGGACGCGGCGTTCATCCGCGCCATGATCCGGTTCGACATCGACTCGGCCGTCTTCGGGATGGGGGTCGCCCGCCGCCGCCTCCTCGAGGTCGACCCGCAGGCCCAGCACGCCCTGGACCTCTTCGGCGAGGCGGCGCAACTGCTCACGCTCGCCAAGACCAAGACGACGCGGACCGGCGGCCGCTAG
- a CDS encoding TatA/E family twin arginine-targeting protein translocase: MFGSIGMPELIIILVIALIIFGPRKLPELGKSLGKSINEFKKASTELQNTLEKEIQIEEEKEREEQRAKVAVAQPAAAVVDADGTHGQSVSRGEAGS, from the coding sequence ATGTTCGGATCAATCGGCATGCCGGAACTGATCATCATCCTGGTGATCGCCCTCATCATCTTCGGGCCCCGGAAGCTGCCGGAGCTCGGCAAGTCGCTGGGCAAGAGCATCAACGAGTTCAAGAAAGCGTCCACCGAGCTCCAGAACACCCTCGAGAAGGAGATCCAGATCGAGGAGGAGAAGGAGCGGGAGGAGCAGCGGGCCAAGGTCGCGGTGGCCCAGCCGGCCGCAGCGGTCGTGGACGCCGACGGCACCCACGGCCAGAGCGTCTCGCGCGGCGAGGCCGGCAGCTAG
- the tatC gene encoding twin-arginine translocase subunit TatC: protein MALVPFKKAQDEDKPALGQYEGPAVDPEDDDGDLGDGRMSFLDHLDELRRRLTHAVVALLVGFLAAFAFAQQAQDFVMEPLLATLPEGGHFIYTEPTEAFFLQLKIAAILGLILASPYVMWQVWLFIAPGLYANEKRFAVPFVVGTTVLFTAGAAFSHYVVFPAAFRFFGGFSNDRVIFTPRIEPVFGMYAWLLLAMGLIFQMPMLVMVLARMGLVTARFLVRNFKYAILVNFIIAAIATPSPDPVSQTVVAAPMCVLYVISIGVAWMFQKRRSSDEDDGDEGK from the coding sequence GTGGCCCTGGTTCCGTTCAAGAAGGCGCAGGACGAAGACAAGCCTGCGCTCGGTCAGTACGAAGGCCCCGCCGTCGACCCGGAGGACGATGACGGGGACCTCGGCGATGGCCGGATGAGCTTCCTCGATCACCTCGACGAGCTCCGCCGCCGCCTCACCCACGCCGTCGTCGCGCTGCTCGTCGGATTCCTGGCGGCGTTCGCCTTCGCCCAGCAGGCCCAGGACTTCGTGATGGAGCCGCTCCTGGCCACGCTGCCGGAAGGCGGCCACTTCATCTACACCGAGCCCACCGAGGCGTTCTTCCTCCAGCTGAAGATCGCGGCCATCCTCGGGCTCATCCTCGCGAGCCCGTACGTGATGTGGCAGGTGTGGCTGTTCATCGCCCCCGGTCTCTACGCGAACGAGAAGCGCTTCGCCGTGCCGTTCGTGGTCGGCACGACCGTCCTGTTCACGGCCGGCGCCGCCTTCTCCCACTACGTGGTGTTCCCAGCCGCCTTCCGCTTCTTCGGCGGGTTCTCCAACGACCGCGTGATCTTCACTCCCCGCATCGAGCCCGTCTTCGGCATGTACGCCTGGCTGCTGCTGGCCATGGGCCTCATCTTCCAGATGCCGATGCTGGTGATGGTCCTGGCGCGGATGGGCCTGGTGACGGCGCGGTTCCTCGTCCGGAACTTCAAGTACGCGATCCTCGTGAACTTCATCATCGCGGCCATCGCCACGCCGTCACCCGACCCGGTGAGCCAGACGGTGGTCGCCGCGCCGATGTGCGTGCTGTACGTGATCAGCATCGGCGTCGCGTGGATGTTCCAGAAGCGGCGGTCGTCGGACGAGGACGACGGGGACGAGGGGAAATAG
- the proS gene encoding proline--tRNA ligase, with amino-acid sequence MTKSPEGGGTGTVTEITPQSEDFSRWYLDVVRKAELADYSPVKGCMVIRPYGYAIWELIQRQLDDRFKATGHVNAYFPLFIPESLIMKEAEHVEGFAPQVAWVTKGGVEELEEKLIVRPTSETIFGVMYQKWIQSWRDLPLLINQWANVVRWEKVTRPFLRTTEFLWQEGHTAHETEAEAQDETLKILALYKEFAENVLAMPVVDGQKSSSEKFAGAERTYSIEALMGDGRALQAGTSHNLGQNFAKAFEIQFQGRDKTLQYAWTTSWGVSTRLIGGTIMTHGDDSGLILPPRVAPWQVVIIPIPRGNWKDTVLPACEAVRDELKAAGIRVRLDDDESQTPGWKYAEYEMRGVPLRLEIGPKDIEKRSVFSARRDTKAKAPLPMDGLAGHVSALLDEIQGNLLARARAFRESHTTAAGTWDAFKAVMDGRPGFVISPWCETDECEAAIKAETQATIRNIPFGSATPTGGCVRCDKPAKVNAWFAKAY; translated from the coding sequence ATGACCAAGAGCCCTGAGGGCGGCGGCACCGGCACGGTGACCGAGATCACGCCCCAATCCGAAGATTTCTCGCGCTGGTATCTGGACGTCGTCAGGAAGGCGGAGCTCGCCGACTACTCGCCCGTCAAGGGCTGCATGGTCATCCGCCCCTACGGCTACGCGATCTGGGAGCTCATCCAGCGTCAGCTCGACGACCGTTTCAAGGCGACGGGCCACGTCAACGCCTACTTCCCGCTCTTCATTCCCGAGAGCCTCATCATGAAGGAGGCGGAGCACGTCGAGGGCTTCGCGCCGCAGGTGGCGTGGGTGACCAAGGGCGGCGTCGAGGAGCTCGAAGAGAAGCTCATCGTGCGGCCGACGTCGGAGACCATTTTCGGCGTCATGTACCAGAAGTGGATCCAGTCCTGGAGGGATCTGCCGCTGCTCATCAACCAGTGGGCCAACGTCGTCCGGTGGGAGAAGGTGACGCGCCCGTTCCTCCGCACGACGGAGTTCCTCTGGCAGGAAGGCCATACGGCCCACGAAACCGAGGCCGAGGCTCAGGACGAAACCCTGAAGATCCTGGCCCTGTACAAGGAATTCGCCGAGAACGTCCTCGCGATGCCCGTCGTCGACGGCCAGAAGAGCAGCAGCGAAAAGTTCGCTGGCGCCGAGCGCACCTATTCCATCGAGGCGCTGATGGGCGACGGGCGCGCGCTGCAGGCCGGCACGTCGCACAACCTGGGACAGAACTTCGCCAAGGCCTTCGAGATTCAGTTCCAGGGGCGTGACAAGACGCTGCAGTACGCGTGGACGACCTCATGGGGCGTCTCCACGCGGCTCATCGGCGGGACGATCATGACCCACGGCGACGACAGCGGGCTCATCCTGCCGCCCAGGGTCGCCCCGTGGCAGGTCGTGATCATCCCGATCCCCCGCGGCAACTGGAAGGACACGGTGCTGCCCGCGTGCGAGGCCGTGCGCGACGAACTGAAGGCTGCCGGCATCCGGGTGCGGCTGGACGACGACGAGAGCCAGACCCCCGGCTGGAAGTACGCGGAGTACGAGATGCGCGGAGTGCCGCTGCGGCTCGAGATCGGGCCGAAGGACATCGAGAAGCGTTCGGTGTTCTCGGCGCGTCGGGACACGAAGGCGAAGGCGCCGCTGCCGATGGACGGCCTGGCCGGCCACGTCTCGGCCCTGCTCGACGAGATCCAGGGCAACCTGCTGGCGCGTGCCAGGGCCTTCCGCGAGTCGCACACCACGGCCGCCGGGACGTGGGACGCCTTCAAGGCCGTCATGGACGGCCGTCCGGGCTTCGTCATCTCGCCCTGGTGCGAAACCGACGAGTGCGAGGCCGCCATCAAGGCCGAAACCCAGGCGACGATCCGCAACATCCCGTTCGGATCCGCCACGCCCACCGGCGGCTGCGTCCGCTGCGACAAGCCCGCGAAGGTCAACGCCTGGTTCGCGAAGGCCTACTGA
- the nadB gene encoding L-aspartate oxidase produces MRESADFLVIGSGVAGLRAAAALAARGSVLVLTKAEEPAESNTGYAQGGIAAAVGADDSPSLHARDTEAAGDGLCDAAAVEALVTEGPAYVRELAAWGAAFEREADGRFSLGREGAHSVRRVLHARDATGREISRVLWARVAALPRVRVAQAARATALLVEHGVCVGARYTDAGGVVDARAGATLLATGGAGRVFRETTNPAVATGDGVALAWDAGATVMDMEFVQFHPTVMAVPGTARFLLSEALRGDGAWLLNVHGERFMSRYEPAGELASRDLVARAMVQEASRTGAPVTLSLGHLDAGWIRQRFPTLADACRARGLDLATDRIPVSPAAHYVMGGVATDVHGRTSLPGLYAAGEVACTGVHGANRLASNSLLEGLVFGARAAAVMGESPRAAGHLEGRRRRSMPTASAATTVPSSDEVRELMWRACGIARDADGLTEAVTTLDGWRRAIEASGGRDADAPRSLVTVAWLMARGALDRTESRGGHARTDFPDRDDLHWKAHVSENNHDQEP; encoded by the coding sequence GTGCGTGAGTCCGCCGACTTCCTGGTGATTGGCAGCGGCGTCGCCGGGCTGCGCGCCGCCGCGGCACTGGCCGCGCGCGGGTCAGTCCTCGTGCTGACGAAAGCCGAAGAGCCCGCCGAGAGCAATACCGGCTACGCGCAAGGCGGCATCGCGGCGGCCGTCGGCGCCGACGACTCCCCATCGCTGCACGCCCGCGATACCGAAGCCGCGGGCGACGGCCTGTGCGACGCGGCGGCGGTCGAGGCGCTCGTGACCGAGGGGCCCGCGTACGTCCGTGAACTCGCGGCGTGGGGGGCGGCCTTCGAACGCGAGGCCGATGGCCGGTTCTCGCTCGGACGAGAGGGCGCCCACAGCGTCAGGCGCGTGCTGCACGCGCGTGACGCCACCGGCCGCGAGATCAGCCGTGTCCTCTGGGCCCGCGTGGCGGCCTTGCCCCGGGTCCGCGTGGCGCAGGCGGCCCGCGCGACGGCGCTGCTCGTCGAGCACGGTGTCTGCGTCGGGGCGCGATACACGGACGCAGGCGGCGTCGTCGACGCGCGCGCCGGGGCGACGCTGCTCGCCACCGGCGGCGCGGGCCGCGTGTTCCGTGAGACCACCAATCCGGCCGTGGCGACCGGAGACGGCGTCGCCCTGGCGTGGGACGCCGGCGCCACGGTGATGGACATGGAGTTCGTCCAGTTCCACCCGACCGTGATGGCGGTCCCCGGGACGGCGCGCTTCCTCCTCTCGGAGGCCCTGCGGGGGGACGGCGCGTGGCTTCTCAACGTGCACGGCGAGCGTTTCATGTCGAGGTACGAGCCGGCTGGAGAACTGGCGTCCCGCGACCTGGTGGCGCGCGCGATGGTCCAGGAAGCGTCCCGGACCGGCGCGCCGGTCACGCTGTCGCTCGGTCACCTCGACGCCGGCTGGATCCGCCAGCGATTCCCGACACTGGCCGACGCGTGTCGCGCCCGGGGGCTCGACCTGGCCACCGACAGGATACCCGTGTCGCCCGCCGCGCATTACGTCATGGGCGGCGTCGCGACGGACGTCCACGGACGGACCAGTCTTCCAGGGCTGTATGCCGCCGGCGAGGTCGCGTGCACGGGCGTCCACGGGGCCAACCGCCTCGCGAGCAACTCGCTCCTGGAGGGGCTGGTGTTCGGCGCGCGCGCCGCCGCGGTCATGGGCGAGTCCCCCCGTGCGGCCGGACACCTGGAAGGGAGGCGTCGCCGGTCGATGCCGACCGCGTCGGCCGCCACGACCGTGCCCTCGAGCGACGAGGTCCGAGAGCTCATGTGGCGGGCGTGCGGCATCGCACGCGATGCGGACGGTCTGACCGAAGCGGTGACGACGCTGGACGGCTGGCGGCGCGCCATCGAGGCGTCGGGCGGCCGGGACGCGGACGCTCCCCGGTCCCTGGTCACGGTGGCGTGGCTGATGGCGCGCGGCGCCCTGGACCGGACCGAGAGCCGTGGCGGCCACGCGCGCACGGATTTCCCGGACAGAGACGATCTACACTGGAAGGCTCACGTCTCCGAGAACAACCATGACCAAGAGCCCTGA